The Triticum aestivum cultivar Chinese Spring chromosome 7B, IWGSC CS RefSeq v2.1, whole genome shotgun sequence genome window below encodes:
- the LOC123157021 gene encoding uncharacterized protein isoform X2, translating into MKYPQLLSNLRVESKMSQELRTQLSESEKGELKESFHHMLKWAWRYNKYLEEQAAQLHMLTSWSKTVEVAVSRNISKQAAKPKSRIRIVVVRQSQLGDCGGSGGFWVGELQGFAGRTPSHVEPHIVTDGGGLELEFKRFVWFQLSDDWARAEQQRPAKNMTRDNTSCLISRATQGWLHPA; encoded by the exons ATGAAATACCCTCAGCTGCTTTCCAATCTGAGAGTTGAATCGAAG ATGTCTCAAGAACTGCGCACACAATTGAGCGAGTCTGAGAAAGGAGAGCTAAAAGAATCGTTCCATCATATGCTGAAATGGGCCTGGAGATATAATAAATATCTTGAAGAACAGGCAGCCCAGCTTCACATGTTAACTAGCTGGTCGAAAACTGTTGAA GTAGCTGTATCAAGAA ACATTTCGAAGCAAGCCGCTAAGCCCAAGTCTCGAATCAGGATTGTCGTCGTTCGTCAGTCCCAA CTAGGAGATTGTGGCGGCAGCGGTGGGTTTTGGGTCGGCGAGCTGCAGGGATTTGCTGGACGCACGCCATCACATGTCGAGCCACACATAGTGACCGATGGTGGCGGATTAGAGTTGGAATTCAAGAGGTTTGTGTGGTTTCAGTTATCCGATGATTGGGCGAGAGCGGAGCAACAGAGGCCGGCCAAGAACATGACCAGGGATAACACATCTTGCTTGATTTCCCGAGCGACCCAAGGTTGGTTGCATCCTGCATGA
- the LOC123157021 gene encoding uncharacterized protein isoform X1 yields MKYPQLLSNLRVESKMSQELRTQLSESEKGELKESFHHMLKWAWRYNKYLEEQAAQLHMLTSWSKTVEVAVSRNISKQAAKPKSRIRIVVVRQSQVFEFFRISALDYIWCEILISWTIVQLGDCGGSGGFWVGELQGFAGRTPSHVEPHIVTDGGGLELEFKRFVWFQLSDDWARAEQQRPAKNMTRDNTSCLISRATQGWLHPA; encoded by the exons ATGAAATACCCTCAGCTGCTTTCCAATCTGAGAGTTGAATCGAAG ATGTCTCAAGAACTGCGCACACAATTGAGCGAGTCTGAGAAAGGAGAGCTAAAAGAATCGTTCCATCATATGCTGAAATGGGCCTGGAGATATAATAAATATCTTGAAGAACAGGCAGCCCAGCTTCACATGTTAACTAGCTGGTCGAAAACTGTTGAA GTAGCTGTATCAAGAA ACATTTCGAAGCAAGCCGCTAAGCCCAAGTCTCGAATCAGGATTGTCGTCGTTCGTCAGTCCCAAGTATTTGAATTCTTCCGTATCTCTGCTCTTGATTACATATGGTGCGAGATTCTAATTTCTTGGACTATAGTGCAGCTAGGAGATTGTGGCGGCAGCGGTGGGTTTTGGGTCGGCGAGCTGCAGGGATTTGCTGGACGCACGCCATCACATGTCGAGCCACACATAGTGACCGATGGTGGCGGATTAGAGTTGGAATTCAAGAGGTTTGTGTGGTTTCAGTTATCCGATGATTGGGCGAGAGCGGAGCAACAGAGGCCGGCCAAGAACATGACCAGGGATAACACATCTTGCTTGATTTCCCGAGCGACCCAAGGTTGGTTGCATCCTGCATGA